A stretch of Mesorhizobium sp. M2A.F.Ca.ET.046.03.2.1 DNA encodes these proteins:
- a CDS encoding Wzz/FepE/Etk N-terminal domain-containing protein — protein sequence MQPPLLMVPQQNAPEAVAPAPAYYAPAPAPAAATVELGDLGRILLRRRFLILAVTALLTGLTLVYTMLTPALYSSTAQIIVDPEDLQVVTNDVNPSRISPDGGITQVESQVSVAQSNGVLLRAIKAENLTEDPEFNGQGGLGRWMGMLFGDSDTDRTATTLDSLRRVLAVKRDDKVLVLNIIITAKSPQKASDIANAIATAYLADQADARKEKAAKASEAITARLDEQRKRVEQAENAVEAYRSQHNMVMAQGNLVSDQELTGLNAELTAAQARTQQLKAQVDQLRRQGGAPDATSEATRSSTISSLRAQEAALVDQIAQLGTGLGPRHPSMIAAQQQLRDLRVLIQRELGRIVTAAETDYERSLANQQALQAKVAALKSKSLDTDQASVRLRELQRDLDAVRTVYANYLQRAQETREQTNVDSTNARIISNAMPALKKSWPPKGLLVFGAVFGGLALGIGMALIAEYLSPTVLSANQMQSAIEAPVLGVLPGRGRRRSGAAAQKTDAVAGLALQRIAAATRRPSDWPLVPSILVASSPEDKAQRSRVAWQLANAAAARGRRVLFIDINAGKGQKDPQPGVLDVLRGEYPLDAVSRYAPGSSVALIGRGRPAAVFQEAQALYFAHRMLAEANRSFELVVIDGGALADDLNVLPLVAMADEILLVARLNATPMRDVASTSEAVSVMGRLPTGAMLVDEAA from the coding sequence TTGCAACCACCCCTGCTCATGGTGCCCCAGCAGAACGCTCCGGAGGCGGTCGCGCCGGCGCCAGCCTATTACGCGCCCGCACCGGCGCCAGCGGCTGCCACGGTCGAGCTTGGCGATCTCGGCCGCATCCTGCTGCGGCGCCGCTTCCTGATCCTCGCCGTCACCGCGCTGCTCACCGGATTGACGCTTGTCTACACCATGCTGACGCCGGCGCTCTACTCCTCGACGGCGCAGATCATCGTCGATCCCGAGGACCTCCAGGTCGTCACCAACGACGTAAATCCGAGCCGCATCTCGCCCGACGGCGGCATCACCCAGGTCGAGAGCCAGGTCAGCGTCGCGCAGTCGAACGGCGTGCTGCTGCGCGCGATCAAGGCGGAGAATCTCACCGAGGATCCGGAGTTCAACGGGCAGGGCGGTCTCGGGCGCTGGATGGGCATGCTCTTCGGCGACAGCGACACCGACAGGACGGCGACCACGCTGGATTCGCTGCGCCGTGTCCTCGCTGTGAAGCGCGACGACAAGGTTCTGGTGCTCAACATCATCATCACCGCCAAGAGCCCGCAGAAGGCGTCGGACATCGCCAACGCCATCGCCACCGCCTACCTTGCCGACCAGGCCGACGCGCGCAAGGAAAAGGCCGCCAAGGCCTCCGAGGCGATCACCGCGCGGCTCGACGAACAGCGCAAGCGCGTCGAGCAGGCCGAGAACGCGGTCGAGGCCTATCGCTCGCAGCACAACATGGTGATGGCGCAGGGCAATCTGGTGAGCGACCAGGAACTGACCGGGCTCAATGCCGAGCTGACCGCCGCGCAGGCGCGCACCCAGCAGCTCAAGGCGCAGGTCGATCAGCTGCGCAGGCAGGGCGGCGCGCCGGACGCGACCTCGGAAGCCACACGCTCGTCGACGATTTCAAGCCTCAGGGCGCAGGAAGCGGCGCTGGTCGACCAGATCGCGCAGCTCGGCACCGGGCTCGGGCCGCGCCACCCCTCGATGATCGCCGCCCAGCAGCAGCTGCGCGACCTGCGCGTGCTGATCCAGCGCGAGCTCGGCCGCATCGTCACCGCCGCGGAGACCGATTATGAACGATCCCTGGCCAACCAGCAGGCGCTGCAGGCCAAGGTGGCGGCGCTCAAGTCGAAATCGCTCGATACCGACCAGGCATCGGTGCGTCTGCGCGAATTGCAGCGCGACCTCGACGCCGTGCGCACCGTCTATGCCAACTACCTGCAACGCGCCCAGGAAACACGCGAGCAGACCAATGTCGACAGCACCAATGCCCGCATCATCTCCAATGCCATGCCGGCGCTGAAGAAGAGCTGGCCGCCGAAGGGGCTGCTTGTGTTCGGCGCCGTGTTCGGCGGGCTGGCGCTGGGCATCGGCATGGCGCTGATCGCCGAATATCTTTCGCCGACCGTGCTTTCCGCCAACCAGATGCAGTCAGCCATCGAGGCGCCGGTGCTGGGCGTGCTGCCGGGCAGGGGACGCCGCCGCTCCGGCGCTGCCGCCCAGAAGACCGATGCCGTGGCGGGGCTCGCGCTGCAGCGTATCGCCGCCGCCACCAGGCGTCCGTCGGACTGGCCGCTGGTGCCCTCCATCCTGGTGGCGTCGTCGCCCGAGGACAAGGCGCAGCGCTCGAGGGTGGCATGGCAGCTCGCCAACGCGGCCGCCGCCAGGGGCCGCCGCGTGCTGTTCATCGACATCAATGCCGGCAAGGGCCAGAAGGACCCGCAGCCCGGCGTGCTCGACGTGCTGCGCGGCGAATATCCGCTCGACGCGGTCAGCCGCTATGCGCCCGGCAGTTCGGTGGCGCTCATCGGCCGGGGCCGGCCGGCAGCGGTGTTCCAGGAAGCGCAGGCGCTCTATTTCGCCCACCGCATGCTGGCCGAGGCCAATCGCAGTTTCGAGCTCGTCGTCATCGACGGCGGCGCGCTGGCCGACGACCTCAACGTCCTGCCGCTGGTCGCCATGGCCGACGAGATCCTGCTCGTCGCCAGGCTGAACGCGACCCCGATGCGCGACGTCGCCTCGACCTCCGAAGCGGTCTCCGTCATGGGACGGTTGCCGACCGGCGCCATGCTGGTCGACGAGGCGGCCTGA